The Synergistaceae bacterium genome includes a window with the following:
- the whiA gene encoding DNA-binding protein WhiA — translation MDRGLRLDALWDEWLASPVKSRTQADLETSGLLMGMKHRDNTFTTNRLRAARRLTGPGKFPLWQMTSYAQACPLGISMITSPGRKPSVKFTCPRRLLKLPKTLRASWYWLKGLWGSTGGLYFPSNGYYLTLIVSDTETAEVLRGALGLTGLSFREHRHEFTIRSHDDAMTFLCNAGLPVGALDFDAVAMMRSIRNRANRESNCDSANIARAMKAAREQTELARKIIAEGMLEALPLNLQELVNVRIEYPEESLGGLGRKLIPPVTKATVRYRWRKVQEILDGNSDSKP, via the coding sequence GTGGACAGAGGCTTGCGGCTTGACGCTCTCTGGGACGAATGGCTGGCCTCGCCCGTAAAGTCCCGAACTCAGGCAGACCTCGAAACAAGCGGTCTCTTGATGGGCATGAAGCACAGGGACAACACCTTCACCACAAACCGCCTCAGAGCTGCCCGGCGACTCACAGGTCCGGGAAAATTCCCCCTCTGGCAGATGACTTCCTACGCACAGGCTTGCCCGCTCGGAATATCCATGATCACATCACCTGGCCGCAAACCATCCGTGAAGTTCACATGCCCACGAAGACTCCTCAAGCTCCCGAAGACTTTGCGCGCATCGTGGTACTGGCTCAAAGGCTTGTGGGGAAGCACCGGCGGCCTCTACTTCCCGTCGAACGGCTACTACCTCACGCTGATTGTCTCTGACACTGAGACAGCAGAAGTTTTGCGCGGTGCACTTGGCCTGACGGGGTTGTCGTTCCGCGAACACCGCCATGAGTTCACGATACGCAGCCACGACGACGCGATGACCTTCCTCTGCAACGCCGGACTTCCTGTCGGAGCACTGGACTTCGACGCAGTAGCGATGATGCGTTCCATCAGGAACAGGGCGAACCGTGAGAGCAACTGCGACAGTGCGAACATTGCCCGCGCAATGAAGGCCGCACGCGAACAGACGGAGCTGGCACGGAAAATTATCGCTGAGGGAATGCTTGAGGCTCTCCCCTTGAACCTGCAGGAGCTTGTGAACGTCAGGATAGAATACCCGGAAGAGTCGCTCGGCGGGCTCGGGAGAAAGTTAATTCCTCCTGTTACGAAAGCAACGGTCAGGTACAGGTGGCGGAAGGTGCAGGAGATTCTAGACGGCAACAGCGATAGCAAACCTTAA
- a CDS encoding glycosyltransferase family 2 protein: MKACPVLWLIVPCYNEQQVLPVTAPIFLGKITDLISSGSIDKASRILFVNDGSKDRTWDIIESLSRQDNHYSGISLSRNRGHQNALLAGLMEAADNCDITISLDCDGQDDINAVDAMLEEYSAGSEIVYGVRSSRENDTWFKRTTAQAFYRFMSAMGADIVYNHADYRLISSRVLKHLADFGEVNIFLRGMIPLLGGMGIVWGVVAAFTGHNVTGWASTMCVICFLGGLQLLSLGIIGQYVGKTYMETKHRPKYIVSDRTN, from the coding sequence ATGAAGGCTTGTCCTGTCTTGTGGTTAATAGTGCCTTGCTACAATGAACAGCAGGTTCTTCCAGTAACAGCTCCTATTTTCTTGGGCAAAATCACAGATTTGATCTCATCAGGCAGTATCGATAAGGCCAGCCGGATTCTGTTCGTTAATGACGGCTCTAAAGACAGAACTTGGGACATCATAGAGAGCCTTTCACGTCAGGACAATCACTATTCCGGGATCAGCCTTTCACGGAACAGAGGCCACCAGAACGCACTTCTTGCCGGTCTCATGGAAGCAGCAGACAATTGCGACATAACTATATCTCTGGACTGCGACGGTCAGGATGACATTAACGCAGTAGATGCGATGCTGGAGGAGTATTCAGCAGGCAGCGAGATAGTTTATGGCGTAAGGTCATCGCGCGAGAATGATACATGGTTCAAGAGGACCACTGCGCAGGCATTCTACAGGTTCATGAGCGCAATGGGTGCTGACATTGTCTACAACCATGCTGATTACCGCCTGATAAGCTCACGTGTCTTGAAGCACCTTGCAGATTTCGGCGAGGTCAATATTTTTCTGAGAGGAATGATACCCCTTCTTGGGGGCATGGGAATAGTCTGGGGAGTTGTTGCGGCTTTCACAGGACACAACGTAACGGGCTGGGCATCAACAATGTGCGTGATATGTTTTCTCGGAGGGCTTCAGCTTCTGAGCTTGGGCATCATAGGGCAGTATGTCGGCAAAACCTACATGGAGACCAAGCATCGGCCCAAGTATATCGTGAGTGATAGAACCAATTAG
- a CDS encoding DUF342 domain-containing protein, with the protein MIDKEIFSLEARPDGIYLSCFSKDFKENDVYAYLKEYGIIRYDFKAIRKFIQDGETCKVSVRNPAFEKDAKILVTISGDRMTASVAIEPPFFAKPWPTVEEVLRALAASHVKIGIDEKAIESLIARKLGNQPVAVATGIPPIEGKDAYIELIKDPDKPFEVREDEKIDFWSRSTIVVVHPGQEIALKHPLQSGKNGVDVTGGVVKYKPVRNVEFSFGDGLKKDEMNPLLLVATAEGQLKNEHGRLVVLPELDIHRDIDFGVGSIDFTGAVKIHGAVRDGFHVVAQGNIDIHGPVEGADVDSQGVIVIHGGVRGTGKGTIRANGDISLSFCDQATIRAGGSILVKNAVLHSRLYAQRAVIALGGGKQSQIAGGRIEAGLEVSCNILGSEMGTKTEVIVGLPPEQLEKRKVFTTEIKRCEENLERVEPNLALLKKMEQAGQLDDNKRVMMMNLTKMKFQLQAALEGMKKELAELDEQLALVRDKGIIRVKDVCYGGVVISVRGLKYIVHEPCKYTSFVADDEKREIVLQPFDYNKGRLGG; encoded by the coding sequence ATGATAGACAAGGAGATATTCTCCCTCGAAGCGCGTCCCGACGGAATCTATCTGTCCTGCTTCAGCAAAGACTTCAAGGAGAACGACGTTTATGCCTACCTCAAGGAGTATGGGATAATCCGCTATGACTTCAAGGCAATCCGCAAGTTCATTCAGGACGGCGAGACCTGCAAAGTCAGCGTGCGCAACCCTGCTTTCGAGAAGGACGCAAAGATTCTCGTAACGATTTCCGGCGACAGGATGACAGCCAGCGTTGCGATAGAGCCGCCGTTCTTCGCGAAGCCTTGGCCTACCGTCGAGGAAGTGCTTAGAGCATTGGCCGCTAGCCACGTGAAGATAGGCATAGACGAGAAAGCAATAGAGTCATTGATAGCCCGAAAGCTCGGAAACCAGCCCGTAGCAGTTGCAACAGGAATACCGCCGATAGAGGGCAAAGATGCGTACATAGAGCTTATTAAGGACCCGGACAAACCTTTTGAGGTGCGCGAGGACGAAAAGATAGACTTCTGGAGCAGGAGCACAATAGTAGTCGTCCATCCCGGCCAAGAAATCGCCCTCAAGCATCCTCTTCAGAGCGGCAAGAACGGAGTCGATGTTACCGGCGGTGTCGTGAAGTACAAGCCCGTCCGCAACGTAGAATTTTCCTTCGGGGACGGCCTCAAGAAAGACGAGATGAATCCTCTGCTGCTCGTTGCCACTGCAGAAGGACAGCTCAAGAACGAACACGGAAGGCTTGTAGTGCTTCCTGAGCTGGACATTCACAGAGATATAGATTTCGGAGTCGGTAGCATAGACTTCACGGGAGCAGTGAAGATTCACGGGGCAGTGCGGGACGGCTTCCACGTTGTGGCGCAGGGGAACATAGACATTCACGGCCCCGTAGAGGGTGCGGACGTGGACAGTCAGGGCGTAATTGTGATTCACGGCGGAGTTCGCGGGACGGGCAAGGGAACGATACGCGCGAACGGAGATATATCGCTGAGTTTCTGCGACCAGGCGACGATTCGTGCTGGCGGAAGCATCCTCGTGAAGAACGCGGTACTACACAGCAGGCTTTACGCACAGCGTGCCGTTATCGCGCTCGGAGGCGGGAAGCAGTCCCAGATTGCGGGCGGAAGAATCGAGGCGGGGCTTGAGGTCTCGTGCAACATTCTCGGCTCTGAAATGGGCACGAAGACTGAAGTAATCGTCGGCCTTCCTCCTGAACAGCTCGAGAAGCGCAAAGTCTTCACGACTGAGATAAAACGCTGTGAGGAGAATCTTGAACGCGTAGAGCCGAACCTTGCACTCCTCAAGAAGATGGAGCAGGCCGGACAGCTCGACGACAACAAGCGCGTGATGATGATGAACCTCACGAAGATGAAGTTCCAGCTTCAGGCGGCACTTGAGGGCATGAAGAAGGAGCTCGCCGAACTCGACGAACAGCTTGCGCTCGTGAGGGACAAGGGAATCATACGCGTCAAGGATGTATGTTACGGAGGAGTGGTAATTTCCGTGAGAGGCCTGAAGTACATAGTTCACGAGCCGTGCAAGTATACATCATTCGTTGCGGACGACGAGAAACGCGAGATTGTGCTTCAGCCGTTCGACTACAATAAAGGGAGGCTTGGCGGATAA